One window from the genome of Treponema sp. OMZ 838 encodes:
- a CDS encoding ABC transporter ATP-binding protein yields the protein MDLMCKDVHCSIAHKEILRGISLHADGHKFYTILGPNGCGKTTLLKNIYRIIKPDSGAVYLDGKDIRTVRLKDSAKEMAVVAQFNTLNFNCSVQDIVMLGRTPHIRFMQTEREEDFTIIQDALAKVGMLTRKDQPYQSLSGGEKQRVVLARAIAQQPSLLLLDEPTNHLDIKYQLEILQIVKDLRINVLAVLHDIQLACRYSDYLYLMKDGDILYEGSPRTTITEESMLTIYGVRCNISWTEDSQAMIHYRGPL from the coding sequence ATGGATTTGATGTGCAAGGATGTCCACTGCAGTATCGCTCATAAAGAAATTTTACGAGGTATATCGCTCCATGCGGACGGGCATAAATTTTATACGATACTTGGCCCAAACGGGTGCGGTAAGACGACGCTTTTAAAAAATATCTACCGGATTATCAAACCGGACTCAGGGGCCGTGTATCTTGACGGAAAAGACATCCGTACTGTCCGCCTCAAGGATTCGGCAAAGGAAATGGCGGTTGTCGCACAATTTAATACGCTGAATTTCAACTGTTCGGTACAGGATATTGTGATGCTGGGGCGGACACCTCATATCCGCTTTATGCAAACCGAACGGGAAGAGGATTTTACCATTATACAGGATGCACTGGCAAAGGTCGGGATGTTGACTCGAAAAGATCAGCCGTATCAATCGCTATCAGGGGGAGAAAAACAGCGGGTTGTGCTTGCCCGTGCAATCGCTCAGCAACCTTCTCTCTTATTGCTGGATGAACCGACCAACCATTTGGATATAAAATATCAGCTGGAGATATTGCAGATTGTAAAAGATTTACGGATTAACGTACTGGCTGTGCTGCACGATATACAGTTGGCATGCCGGTATTCGGATTATTTGTATTTGATGAAAGACGGGGATATTTTATATGAAGGAAGTCCTCGCACAACTATTACCGAAGAATCCATGCTGACGATCTACGGTGTTCGCTGCAATATCAGCTGGACAGAGGATTCGCAGGCGATGATTCACTATAGGGGGCCGCTATAA
- the ssnA gene encoding putative aminohydrolase SsnA: MLLVGNGMLITRDPNKPFIENGCVCIEGSSIKEVGADAELRAKYPAAEYIDAKKRCIMPAFINTHHHIYSAFARGIALKNYNPQNFLDILEGMWWHLDNNLLLEDTKYSAYTTLIDCIKNGVTTVFDHHASYGETTGSLFTLADVAEELGLRVNLCYEVSDRNGEAEMKKAVAENAEFIRACQKKKNPKQAAMMGLHAAFTLSDKTLEYCASQLPAGAGYHIHVAEGMSDVFDSVQKHGKRVVQRLYDFDILGKNTFAVHCIHINPLEMDLLKETDTMVVHNPESNMGNAVGCPPVLEIFKRGILIGLGTDGYTSDMLESYKVANILHKHNTCDATAAWTEIPEMLFTNNAKIAARYFDGELGVLKAGANADVIVTDYNPLTPLHGDNANGHILFGMNGRNVVTTIAAGKVLMKDRVVTVADEEAVFAKAREVSAALWKRL; encoded by the coding sequence ATGTTATTAGTTGGAAACGGTATGCTTATCACCCGCGATCCGAACAAGCCTTTTATCGAAAACGGCTGTGTTTGCATTGAGGGAAGTTCAATCAAAGAAGTCGGCGCCGATGCCGAATTGCGGGCAAAGTACCCCGCAGCGGAATATATCGATGCAAAAAAGCGGTGCATCATGCCTGCCTTTATTAACACGCATCATCATATTTATAGCGCTTTTGCCCGCGGCATTGCATTAAAAAATTACAATCCGCAGAATTTCTTGGACATTTTGGAAGGGATGTGGTGGCATCTTGATAATAACCTTCTTTTAGAGGATACAAAGTACAGCGCTTACACGACGCTGATCGACTGTATTAAAAACGGCGTAACGACGGTTTTTGACCATCATGCAAGCTACGGCGAAACAACGGGGAGTCTTTTTACCCTTGCGGATGTTGCCGAAGAGCTCGGTTTGCGGGTAAACCTTTGCTATGAAGTTTCCGACCGGAACGGCGAGGCAGAGATGAAAAAAGCGGTTGCCGAAAATGCCGAATTTATCCGCGCTTGTCAAAAGAAGAAAAATCCCAAGCAAGCAGCGATGATGGGGCTCCATGCCGCATTCACACTGTCGGATAAAACACTCGAATACTGCGCTTCTCAGCTTCCGGCGGGCGCAGGATACCATATCCATGTTGCGGAGGGTATGTCCGATGTGTTCGATTCGGTGCAGAAACACGGGAAGCGGGTTGTACAGCGTCTCTACGATTTTGACATCCTCGGTAAAAACACCTTTGCCGTGCACTGTATCCACATCAATCCTTTGGAAATGGATTTATTGAAAGAAACCGATACGATGGTCGTGCATAACCCCGAATCGAATATGGGCAATGCAGTCGGCTGTCCGCCGGTGTTGGAAATCTTTAAGCGCGGCATTTTGATCGGGCTCGGGACGGACGGATATACGAGCGATATGCTTGAATCGTACAAGGTTGCGAACATTCTGCACAAGCACAACACCTGTGATGCCACGGCCGCGTGGACGGAAATCCCTGAAATGCTGTTTACCAATAATGCAAAGATTGCCGCGCGCTACTTTGATGGTGAACTTGGCGTCTTGAAAGCGGGAGCGAATGCCGACGTAATCGTTACCGACTATAACCCGCTGACACCTCTCCATGGCGATAACGCGAACGGCCACATTCTGTTCGGTATGAATGGCCGTAACGTGGTAACGACCATCGCGGCAGGCAAGGTGTTGATGAAAGATCGCGTTGTTACCGTCGCCGACGAAGAAGCCGTCTTTGCCAAAGCGCGGGAAGTCAGCGCCGCCCTGTGGAAGAGGTTGTAG
- a CDS encoding SPFH domain-containing protein: MGLITAALSAVGGGLADQWLEVVEADDMGEGIVLAKGVPVRTDKRNRNTKGSSDVISNGSIIHVNQNQFMMLVDGGKIIDYTAEPGYFKVDNSSAPSLFSGSFGDALKETFSRFKFGGTTPMKQEVFYINLQEIKGIKFGTPNPLQYFDNFYNAELFLRAFGNYSIKITDPIKFFKEACPRNATHVHIDEINEQYLTEFLEALQAAISQMSMEGERISFIPSKGTILSKHMSQILDDSWKDLRGMEVLAVGIASITYDDSSKELINMRNKGAMLGDPSIREGYVQGSIARGMEAAGSNQAGAGMAFMGMGMGMNAGGNFMGQASQTNMQQMHMQQAAQQQAGQQTAAAGQAAQGKAAGEWFCTECGHKNTGKFCAECGTPKPAGNNCPSCGAEVKPGTKFCSECGAKL, translated from the coding sequence ATGGGATTGATAACAGCGGCGCTTAGCGCGGTAGGCGGCGGTTTAGCGGATCAGTGGCTTGAGGTTGTCGAAGCGGATGATATGGGTGAGGGCATTGTACTCGCAAAGGGTGTTCCGGTGCGCACTGATAAGCGTAACAGAAATACCAAAGGTTCAAGCGATGTAATTTCTAATGGGTCGATTATCCATGTTAATCAAAATCAGTTTATGATGCTGGTAGACGGCGGAAAAATTATCGACTACACGGCGGAACCGGGATATTTCAAGGTTGACAACAGTTCGGCTCCCTCTCTTTTCAGCGGCAGCTTCGGCGATGCTTTAAAAGAAACGTTCAGCCGTTTTAAATTCGGCGGAACAACACCGATGAAGCAGGAAGTCTTCTATATCAATTTGCAGGAAATCAAGGGGATTAAGTTCGGTACGCCCAATCCGCTCCAGTATTTTGATAATTTCTATAATGCAGAACTTTTTTTGCGGGCGTTCGGAAATTACTCCATCAAGATAACCGATCCCATCAAATTCTTTAAAGAAGCTTGTCCCCGAAATGCAACGCATGTACATATCGATGAAATCAACGAGCAGTATTTAACCGAATTTTTGGAGGCATTGCAGGCGGCTATCAGTCAAATGTCGATGGAAGGCGAGCGGATTTCGTTTATTCCGTCAAAGGGAACGATCCTCAGTAAGCACATGTCACAGATTCTCGATGATTCGTGGAAAGATCTGCGCGGTATGGAGGTGCTGGCAGTCGGTATCGCAAGCATCACGTATGACGACAGCTCCAAAGAACTCATCAATATGAGAAACAAAGGGGCAATGCTCGGCGATCCTTCTATCCGTGAAGGTTATGTGCAGGGTTCTATTGCGCGGGGTATGGAAGCAGCAGGTTCCAATCAGGCAGGCGCCGGTATGGCATTTATGGGCATGGGAATGGGCATGAACGCAGGCGGAAACTTTATGGGACAGGCAAGCCAAACCAATATGCAGCAAATGCACATGCAGCAAGCAGCTCAACAACAGGCTGGGCAGCAAACCGCCGCGGCGGGACAAGCCGCTCAAGGAAAAGCGGCAGGCGAATGGTTCTGCACCGAATGCGGACACAAGAACACCGGTAAATTCTGCGCGGAATGCGGCACGCCGAAACCCGCAGGAAATAATTGCCCTTCATGCGGCGCAGAAGTTAAACCCGGAACAAAATTCTGTTCCGAGTGCGGCGCTAAACTGTAG
- a CDS encoding TPM domain-containing protein, with translation MVTMITPVCSKKYAYKKLFAITLFCCFLPLILLYAETSTSDEADWSETEWDADELFIPVEQFAGNPVVDMAGILTLSEQQEIAARFTEFSESLKTDASVVLVPDTGDLTAEAYADDFFDYGGYGYGEDRDGILLLIVTGYGDGNGRKAHISTSGKRTINTVTDSRIDDLLDALIDGGAADGNYAAGINAYIDELHTIIQSPEQAAATKLKNSILFALGTGVFVFLISFLVLLKRYKIAGAKPYYNRAKQTQVHFASTDDPLISTNTISTVRPKNKSSESSTHTSSSGRSHGGGGRSF, from the coding sequence ATGGTAACGATGATAACGCCGGTATGTTCAAAAAAATACGCCTATAAAAAACTGTTCGCTATAACGCTTTTTTGCTGTTTTCTCCCCCTTATACTTCTTTATGCAGAGACGAGCACTTCGGACGAGGCTGATTGGAGCGAAACCGAATGGGATGCAGACGAACTTTTTATTCCGGTAGAACAATTTGCCGGGAACCCGGTCGTCGATATGGCGGGCATTCTGACTCTCAGCGAACAACAGGAAATAGCGGCACGCTTTACGGAATTTTCCGAAAGCCTCAAAACGGATGCGTCAGTGGTACTGGTTCCCGACACCGGTGATTTGACGGCGGAAGCATACGCAGATGATTTCTTTGATTACGGCGGCTACGGCTACGGAGAAGACCGCGATGGAATCTTGCTATTAATCGTAACGGGATACGGCGACGGCAACGGAAGAAAAGCGCATATTTCAACCTCAGGTAAGCGTACTATCAATACCGTTACCGATTCCCGTATTGATGATCTGCTCGATGCACTCATCGACGGAGGAGCAGCGGATGGAAATTATGCCGCCGGTATCAATGCATATATCGATGAACTGCACACCATAATCCAATCACCGGAACAAGCGGCCGCCACAAAGCTGAAAAACAGCATCTTATTTGCCCTCGGCACCGGCGTTTTCGTGTTTTTAATCAGCTTCTTGGTTTTATTAAAACGCTATAAAATCGCCGGTGCAAAACCGTACTATAATCGAGCGAAACAAACACAGGTACACTTTGCTTCTACGGACGACCCGCTCATCAGCACCAATACAATAAGCACCGTACGGCCTAAAAACAAATCAAGCGAAAGCTCCACCCATACATCTTCGAGCGGGCGCTCACACGGCGGCGGCGGCAGATCGTTTTAA
- a CDS encoding alpha/beta hydrolase-fold protein: protein MPWKLLMPSCGSSFSTKRDITNHISLSGIDITVSEPAEYNLQYRYPAVFVNDGQIEYLESLAPSIFLFGLHARNRFDDYTPWAAESFRTDCSPFGGKGAEYHHLLFKTLLPELKTKYPLDDSRLAYGGHSLGGLAAVWSLFEYTDIPYIFSLCGSFWYPGFPEYCREHKVLHSNAAVYLLNGKREGGKHGNRLENAPKYAAEVHQALRIQIAHTTVVFDPFGHHDKMLERFRAVQQWLTECWQL from the coding sequence ATGCCTTGGAAGCTGTTGATGCCTTCCTGCGGAAGTAGCTTCAGTACGAAACGCGATATAACGAACCATATCAGTCTGTCCGGTATAGACATTACCGTGTCGGAACCTGCAGAATATAACCTGCAGTACCGTTATCCTGCGGTTTTTGTCAACGACGGACAGATTGAATATCTGGAGTCACTTGCCCCGAGTATTTTCTTGTTCGGGCTGCACGCACGCAACCGATTTGACGACTATACACCATGGGCTGCCGAGTCATTCCGCACCGATTGTTCTCCTTTTGGCGGCAAGGGCGCGGAATATCATCATCTATTGTTCAAGACACTACTGCCCGAACTCAAAACTAAATATCCCCTTGACGATTCGAGGCTTGCATATGGGGGCCATTCCCTCGGTGGCTTAGCTGCCGTGTGGAGTTTATTCGAATATACCGATATACCGTACATATTTTCCCTTTGCGGTTCGTTTTGGTATCCCGGATTTCCGGAATACTGCCGTGAACACAAAGTTTTGCATAGCAATGCCGCTGTCTATTTGCTGAACGGAAAGAGAGAGGGCGGAAAACACGGCAACCGGTTAGAGAATGCGCCAAAATACGCAGCAGAAGTACATCAGGCGCTTAGAATACAGATAGCACATACAACCGTTGTGTTCGATCCGTTCGGGCATCACGATAAAATGCTTGAACGCTTCAGGGCAGTACAGCAGTGGCTTACCGAATGCTGGCAGCTGTAG
- a CDS encoding ABC transporter substrate-binding protein — MKQCISIALALFLAAAVSAETAYPVSVTTYDKDGKVITQVFKQAPKKVITNNLSMTEMLIELGLQDRIIGMLDPDNAVTGKHKKAIDSIPHIGNKKTVSREVVFSYEPDAVLGRNMMFSEKSLGTVGFWNENGIPIYAQKASVLNIKQDLQNIIEDVRNLGIIFNVQDKAEAYAKQLEQRLNAVLQHISTKGTSFKKALIMCAYNGTTFGAYKSALQESLLNVLGYTNIATGTSGLTTENLITMNPELIIYVTSDRNKKLDANAVSSLQANVVLVDVPAIAQHKIMTISYDELMDYGTAVLNALEAVDAFLRK, encoded by the coding sequence ATGAAGCAATGTATTAGTATTGCATTGGCTCTTTTTCTTGCTGCCGCAGTGAGTGCGGAAACGGCATATCCGGTCAGCGTTACCACCTATGACAAAGATGGCAAAGTAATAACACAGGTCTTTAAGCAAGCGCCTAAAAAGGTTATTACCAATAATCTTTCAATGACGGAAATGCTGATTGAACTCGGCTTGCAGGATCGTATTATCGGTATGCTGGATCCGGATAATGCAGTGACCGGTAAGCATAAGAAAGCGATCGATTCTATCCCTCATATCGGGAATAAGAAAACCGTTTCCCGGGAAGTGGTATTTTCGTATGAACCGGATGCAGTGCTCGGTAGAAACATGATGTTTTCCGAAAAGTCTTTGGGTACGGTGGGCTTTTGGAATGAAAACGGTATCCCGATATATGCACAAAAAGCTTCGGTTTTAAATATCAAGCAAGACCTTCAAAATATTATCGAAGATGTGAGAAATCTTGGCATTATTTTTAATGTACAGGACAAGGCAGAAGCGTATGCAAAGCAACTCGAACAACGTTTGAATGCTGTGCTGCAACATATTTCAACAAAGGGGACTTCTTTTAAGAAGGCGCTTATTATGTGTGCATATAATGGCACAACGTTCGGGGCGTATAAATCTGCATTGCAAGAAAGTCTCCTGAATGTACTCGGTTATACCAATATTGCAACGGGTACGTCAGGGCTTACGACAGAAAATCTGATAACTATGAATCCTGAACTGATCATCTATGTAACGAGCGACCGGAATAAAAAATTAGACGCAAATGCGGTTTCGTCTTTGCAAGCAAATGTAGTACTAGTTGACGTACCCGCTATTGCTCAGCATAAAATTATGACGATTTCTTATGATGAGCTGATGGACTATGGTACGGCTGTGCTGAATGCCTTGGAAGCTGTTGATGCCTTCCTGCGGAAGTAG
- the rsmG gene encoding 16S rRNA (guanine(527)-N(7))-methyltransferase RsmG translates to MDTQNTELLQAGLAALHIEDRQDKLAEMLTRYIRELETFNAAFNLIKVQNTQELIIKHILDSLAPWEALAHRLDSYKREDTCTIADIGSGAGLPGIPLACLFLLKDPSIKFTLIERMHKRCAVLENVQAMLGLTNTAVLESEAEKAPADYFDIAVFRAFRPLDRAMLATLQKRIRSTGILAAYKGKLTAIEEEMQALGAHKPDYQVIPVQTPFYDAERNLVIIPKCREDD, encoded by the coding sequence ATGGATACACAAAACACGGAACTTTTACAAGCGGGATTGGCCGCATTACATATTGAAGACCGGCAAGACAAACTGGCAGAGATGTTAACGAGATATATTCGCGAACTTGAAACGTTTAATGCCGCATTTAATTTGATAAAGGTACAAAACACTCAAGAGCTGATTATCAAGCATATCCTCGACAGTCTTGCGCCGTGGGAAGCATTAGCGCACCGGCTCGATTCATACAAACGCGAAGACACCTGTACTATTGCGGATATCGGTTCCGGGGCGGGGCTGCCGGGAATTCCGCTTGCATGTCTGTTTTTACTTAAAGATCCCAGCATTAAATTTACGTTAATAGAGCGGATGCACAAACGATGCGCTGTTTTGGAAAACGTACAAGCCATGCTGGGATTGACCAACACCGCCGTGCTGGAATCCGAAGCGGAAAAAGCTCCTGCCGATTATTTTGATATTGCCGTATTCCGAGCGTTTCGGCCGCTTGACCGCGCAATGCTTGCTACCCTGCAAAAACGAATTCGCAGTACCGGTATCTTAGCTGCCTACAAAGGAAAGCTCACTGCAATTGAAGAAGAGATGCAGGCATTGGGCGCTCATAAACCGGACTATCAGGTGATACCGGTACAAACACCCTTTTATGACGCGGAACGGAATCTCGTTATCATCCCTAAGTGCCGCGAGGATGATTAA
- a CDS encoding Rpn family recombination-promoting nuclease/putative transposase: protein MVKDFDRLTITDDFMFCKVMQNEGLCKELLEMILTDKIGKITALAAQYSIATYEQAKSVRFDIAVQNEKGTFYDIEMQVADTHNLAKRMRFYQAAIDISFLDKGYSYKKMSDSFIIFICLFDMIGKNKPVYTFENICIEDKSICLQDGTKKIILNANAFNETDDKDLSGFLKYVKTGIVTTDFTGRIENMIQAVKNSEQARQEYRIMSAAMMDEREKGSHQAKLETAEILKRLGDPIQKIVQVTGLTEEEVEKIHL from the coding sequence ATGGTTAAAGATTTTGATAGATTGACCATAACCGACGATTTCATGTTTTGTAAAGTTATGCAAAATGAAGGATTGTGCAAAGAGTTGCTTGAAATGATTTTAACCGATAAAATCGGCAAGATTACTGCTCTTGCGGCACAATACAGTATTGCAACTTATGAGCAAGCAAAATCGGTACGTTTTGACATAGCGGTACAAAATGAAAAGGGAACTTTCTACGACATCGAAATGCAAGTTGCAGACACGCATAATCTTGCGAAACGTATGCGCTTTTATCAGGCGGCAATTGATATTTCTTTTTTGGATAAAGGCTATTCATACAAAAAGATGAGTGATAGCTTCATTATTTTTATTTGTCTTTTCGATATGATAGGAAAAAACAAACCTGTTTATACGTTTGAAAATATCTGCATTGAAGATAAAAGTATCTGCTTACAAGATGGTACTAAAAAGATTATATTGAATGCAAATGCTTTTAATGAAACTGATGATAAGGATTTAAGCGGTTTCTTAAAATATGTAAAGACAGGTATCGTAACAACGGATTTTACAGGGAGGATAGAAAATATGATCCAAGCAGTAAAAAACAGTGAACAAGCTCGGCAAGAATATCGAATTATGTCTGCCGCCATGATGGATGAACGAGAAAAAGGTTCTCATCAAGCAAAACTTGAAACAGCCGAAATCTTAAAGCGGCTTGGTGATCCTATTCAAAAGATAGTGCAAGTTACCGGTCTCACTGAGGAAGAGGTAGAAAAAATTCATCTTTAA